Proteins from one Malania oleifera isolate guangnan ecotype guangnan chromosome 4, ASM2987363v1, whole genome shotgun sequence genomic window:
- the LOC131153325 gene encoding proline-rich receptor-like protein kinase PERK9, with protein MASASSSPTSSPSAVPPASTTTPPASTTRPPASTSPPPASTTPPLQPTSPSPEPPTTSPPPDVRATAPSQTNATLRAPATPATPSLPPTAVVPPPASLSPPQSQPSSSSPPPSPSTLSSAPTASPPPPPSPPQSVSPPPPAPLNALPPSIANSPPPLSSKPPENSPPPPSNPPVSSPPPPSNPPPSAKPPASSPPPPSNPPPSARPPESSPPPSSTMPPENSASPPTSNPPKSPENSPSSQSPLPSKSPENSPPPLATEPPHRSPPRPASSPPKNSSPPQASNPPTKSAPSPRLTPPASSVPQQAPPPSISPPKASPPQSIIQMAPPPPSVVSPPSSSVSPQNPVPPVAENPTSNNSSQNSSSSNNGGINARLAAAIGAGVGILILLSLIAIIWFLRRQKKKNSGLNGGYVMPSPLGSSPKADSPVSKTHSSVPLIGSGSGSDFAYMPSEPGGLGNSRSWFEYEELVKATNGFSDQNLLGEGGFGSVYRGCLPDGREIAVKQLKVGGGQGEREFKAEVEIISRIHHRHLVSLVGYCISDNRKLLVYDYVPNNNLYFHLHGEGRPVMDWATRVKVAAGAARGIAYLHEDCHPRIIHRDIKSSNILLDDNFEARVSDFGLAKLALDANTHVSTRVMGTFGYMAPEYASSGKLTEKSDVYSFGVVLLELITGRKPVDTSQPLGDESLVEWARPLLNHALDNEVFEDLADPRFEKNYVQSEMFQMIEAAAACVRHSAAKRPRMGQVARAFDSIVASDLTNGMRLGESEVYDSALHSAEIRLFRRMAFGSQEYSTDFFSHGSLN; from the exons ATGGCGAGCGCATCGTCATCTCCCACTTCTTCACCTTCAGCCGTTCCACCGGCTTCCACCACTACTCCTCCGGCTTCCACCACCCGTCCTCCAGCTTCCACCTCTCCTCCTCCGGCTTCCACCACTCCTCCGCTGCAACCTACTTCTCCTTCCCCTGAACCACCCACAACTTCTCCACCTCCAGACGTTCGTGCAACTGCTCCTTCTCAGACCAATGCCACTCTGCGGGCACCTGCAACCCCAGCAACTCCATCTTTGCCACCTACGGCGGTAGTTCCTCCCCCGGCGTCCCTCTCACCCCCACAATCCCAACCATCTTCATCATCACCACCCCCTTCTCCCAGTACTTTGTCATCGGCACCTACAGCCTCCCCTCCTCCCCCTCCTTCTCCTCCTCAATCTGTGTCTCCTCCGCCCCCAGCTCCTTTGAATGCTCTACCTCCTTCAATCGCCAATTCTCCACCACCATTGTCATCAAAGCCACCAGAAAACTCACCACCACCTCCATCTAATCCTCCAGTAAGTTCACCTCCACCACCATCTAATCCCCCACCATCAGCAAAGCCACCAGCAAGTTCACCTCCACCACCATCTAATCCCCCACCATCAGCAAGGCCACCAGAAAGTTCACCTCCACCTTCATCAACAATGCCACCCGAAAATTCAGCTTCACCACCTACATCCAACCCACCAAAGTCCCCTGAAAATTCACCATCATCCCAATCACCACTACCTTCAAAGTCGCCTGAAAATTCACCCCCACCATTGGCAACTGAGCCTCCTCATAGATCACCGCCCCGACCTGCATCTAGCCCACCTAAAAATTCATCTCCTCCACAAGCATCAAATCCACCCACTAAGTCAGCCCCATCTCCCAGGCTTACCCCTCCTGCTTCCTCTGTTCCTCAACAAGCACCTCCCCCATCAATTTCTCCTCCAAAAGCATCACCGCCACAATCAATAATACAAATGGCACCACCTCCTCCATCAGTTGTTTCACCTCCATCTTCTTCTGTCTCTCCTCAAAATCCTGTTCCACCGGTGGCAGAAAATCCAACATCAAACAACTCTAGTCAAAATTCAAGCTCTTCAAATAATGGAGGCATCAATGCTAGACTTGCAGCAGCAATTGGTGCAGGGGTTGGAATATTAATATTGCTCAGTCTCATTGCAATTATCTGGTTTCTGAGgaggcaaaagaaaaaaaattctggACTTAATGGTGGCTATGTTATGCCATCTCCATTGGGCTCCTCTCCAAAAGCAG ATTCACCTGTTTCAAAGACACATTCTTCAGTTCCCCTTATAGGAAGTGGTTCTGGGAGTGATTTTGCATACATGCCATCAGAGCCAGGTGGTTTAGGCAATTCAAGGTCATGGTTTGAATATGAAGAACTAGTGAAGGCTACAAATGGGTTTTCAGATCAGAATCTTTTGGGTGAAGGTGGATTTGGTTCTGTTTATAGAGGATGTCTACCGGACGGGAGAGAAATAGCAGTGAAGCAGCTAAAAGTTGGTGGAGGACAGGGGGAGCGTGAATTTAAAGCTGAAGTTGAGATCATTAGTCGCATACACCATCGCCATTTGGTTTCACTTGTTGGTTATTGCATTTCTGATAACAGAAAGCTTCTTGTGTATGACTATGTCCCAAACAACAATCTCTACTTCCATCTCCATG GGGAAGGCAGGCCGGTTATGGACTGGGCAACCCGAGTTAAGGTTGCTGCTGGTGCAGCTCGTGGAATAGCCTATCTCCATGAAGATT GCCATCCTCGGATTATTCATAGGGATATTAAGTCATCAAACATCCTTTTAGATGACAACTTTGAAGCTCGG GTTTCGGATTTTGGGCTCGCAAAATTAGCTCTGGATGCAAATACACATGTATCCACACGTGTTATGGGGACCTTTGG ATACATGGCCCCTGAATATGCATCAAGTGGCAAATTGACCGAGAAATCTGATGTGTACTCCTTTGGAGTTGTACTCCTGGAGCTAATTACTGGACGAAAGCCAGTGGATACATCTCAACCTTTGGGCGATGAGAGTCTAGTTGAATGG GCTCGTCCTTTGCTTAATCATGCACTCGACAATGAAGTTTTTGAAGATTTGGCAGATCCAAGGTTTGAGAAAAACTATGTTCAAAGTGAAATGTTCCAAATGATTGAGGCCGCCGCAGCTTGCGTGCGACATTCAGCTGCAAAGAGACCACGAATGGGACAG GTGGCACGTGCTTTTGACAGTATAGTTGCCTCTGATCTTACCAATGGAATGAGATTGGGTGAAAGTGAAGTGTATGACTCTGCACTACATTCTGCAGAGATTAGATTGTTTCGGAGAATGGCATTTGGTAGTCAGGAGTACTCTACCGATTTTTTCAGCCACGGAAGCTTGAATTAG
- the LOC131153324 gene encoding uncharacterized protein LOC131153324 — protein sequence MEDWNLIAADCVVVSCCCQCLIIQILIFLLLRLPHKVIRKAKGYAKKLRQGKREKKTERENSRYRDEISGVHEQSLRFQVEGLLRDECNGCGCCMEEVERVLEELSLKGEFGFGSFWGRKESESSPTCIAKERFDHDFVQYHLIEMFGPISCP from the coding sequence ATGGAAGATTGGAACTTAATCGCTGCGGACTGCGTCGTCGTATCCTGTTGCTGCCAATGCCTCATCATACAAATTCTGATTTTCTTGTTGCTCCGGCTTCCCCACAAAGTTATTCGGAAAGCAAAAGGATATGCGAAGAAGCTTCGACAgggaaagagagaaaagaaaacaGAAAGAGAAAATAGTAGATACAGAGATGAAATCTCAGGAGTTCATGAGCAGTCCCTAAGATTCCAGGTGGAGGGGCTTCTGAGGGATGAGTGCAATGGGTGTGGGTGTTGTATGGAGGAAGTTGAGAGGGTGTTGGAGGAGTTGTCCCTCAAGGGAGAGTTTGGGTTTGGAAGCTTTTGgggaaggaaggaatctgaaagcTCACCAACATGCATAGCCAAAGAGAGATTTGATCATGATTTTGTGCAGTATCATTTGATTGAAATGTTTGGTCCAATCAGCTGCCCATAG